In Candidatus Sysuiplasma acidicola, the genomic window TCACTATTCGACATTACATACAAAAGTTCAGTGTATATGGTGTTTATTCTTCCCGGTGGCCTTCAAGTTGATATCTCTTTCACTCCAGAATCCGACTTCGGTCCCCATGGACCCAGGTTCAGACTGTTATATGGTAATGTGAATAAAAGAATCCTTCACGAGGAGCCAGATCCAAAGCGTATGTTCGGGATGGCTGTACATCATTTACTAAGAACGCGTGTTTGTCTCGAACGCAGGAAAATTTGGCAGGCGGAATACTGGCTAAGCTCAGCCCGAAACGAACTCTTGTCCATTATCTGCATTAACCACAAATTACCTTACTCGAATGGAAAAGGATATGATAAACTGCCAAAAGAAGTGGTGGATTCTTTCACTCCAGCCTTTCCAAAATCACTAAACGGGATTGAATTGTGCATGGCCTTAAAGATTCTGATAGAAAACATCCCTAACAACAAGGAATTTTCACTGTTCTTGACTCAAAGGTTGGAAAACATATTGAAAGAGTTGATATCATCGTGAGCGGTCACTCTTACACTTTTCCAACTTGAGCAGATATGCTAATAACCGAAATGAAATTTTGATTTGTTAAAAGATGCGAAGATCGGCCGCAAGTTGTAGTGCGGAGGGCCGGATTTGAACCGGCGAACCCCTGCGAGACAAGACCCTCAATCTTGCGCCGTTGACCATGCTTGGCTACCTCCGCTCTGCAGGTACGACTGGAAAACAGCAGTGGTATTAAGCTTTTATTTACAGGCTTATGTCTGTTCAAAAGCAGGCTGAGTGCAGATTATGGTTGAATAAATCCAAGATGCTTTCAGTTCAAGTGCAGATTCCTGTCTCCTTTTTTTGACCGGAACTGCAAATTTACTATCATATCGGACACCATGCCCGGCATGTCAAATTTCGGGTTAAATCCCCATTCTCTAACTGCGCATGTTGAGTCGACGGAAGCGGGCCATGAATCGGCAATTTTCTGTCTTCCGTCAGGTGAGTACTTTGTTGTAAAATCGGGAAAATGTTTCTGGAGCTCCTTTTCGAGTTCTGCCGGAGTGAAATCGAATGCAGCCACGTTGAAATCTGTTCTATGTGTCAGACCAGAAGCAGGCGCTTCTGCTATGTTTACAAGTGATTCTATTGCGTCAGGCATATACATCATTGGAAGCCTGGTGTCATTTTTAAGGAAACATTCATAATTGCGGCTGGAAACAGCTGCTCGTATCATCTCTATCGCGTAGTCTGTCGTTCCACCGCCGGGTGCAGTCTTGTAGCTTATTATGCCAGGAAATCTCATGCCTCTGGCGTCAATAAGGCCCCTTCTGCTGTAATATTCACAGAGTTCCTCGCAGAAAAGCTTCGTTATGCCGTATATCGTCGAGGGCCTGGTGACGGTGTCCACTGGCACATTGTTTTTTGGTGTCGTGGGTCCGAACACTCCTATTGTGCTAGGCAGAATAAATCGCTCTACGCCGGAATGCATGGCCGCGTCGAGCACGTTTTTTGTACCGATAAGATTGACATTGAATGCCAATTCGGGTTGCTCTTCTCCCCTTGCCGAAAGCACTCCCGCGAGATGAAACACAACTGTAGCAGCTGTGTCTGAGAATGTCCTGAAGACCGACGGCCTGTCCGTGACGTCGAGGGAAACGAACTCACAGTGAGTGTCAGCAGGCTTTTTTATGTCGGTCGCCACAACGTTTTCACTGCCGTACCGAAGACAAAGTTCCCTGACGAGCTCGGAACCTATCTGACCGCATGAACCTGTAACAATTATTCGTTTCATCAAACTCACACGTGCAACAAGAAACAGCCTTGCGGGGAGTAGCATTGAGAACTTATTTAAGCCTACTTCGGCTACGCAACTGCTGTGACAAAAAACCATCCATGGATAGCTGAAGAACTGAAGGGAATCAGGGATGCCGGACGATACGTACCCATCAGAGCGCTGCAGTCACCGCAGGGAGCATGGGTCACCATCGGCAGGAGAAAATTACTGAATCTCTGCTCAAACAACTATCTTGGCTATGCCAACCATCCTGAGGTGAAACGCGCCGCGATAGATGCAATCGAAGCGTATGGTGTCGGTGCAGGTGCTGTGAGGAGCATTGCCGGGACGTCGGAACTTCATGTAATGCTTGAAGAGGAGATTGCGTCGTTTAAACACATGGAGGCAGCACTCGTGTTTCAGGGTGGCCTGCTAGCTAACGCCGGCACCATTCCTGTTCTGGTCGGCAAGGATGATGTAGTGTTCAGCGAGGAGCTGAACCATGCGAGCATCATCGACGGCGTAAGATTGAGTTCTGCGAAGCGTATTGTTTACAGGCATGTGGATGTGGAGGATTTGGGAAGACAGCTGAACCAGCACAGATCAGATGGAAAGAGATCCCTCATCATAACAGACGGTGTGTTCAGCATGGACGGGGACATTGCGCCGCTCGACAGGATCGCTCAGCAGGGCATGGACTCTGACTCAATGATATATGTTGATGACGCTCACGGGGAAGGTGTTCTGGGAGACCACGGTCGTGGCATAGTCGATCATTTCAGCCTTACAGATCGTGTCGATGTGGAAATGGGCACATTTTCAAAGGCAATTGGAAGCATGGGAGGCTTCGTAGCCGGTTCATCCGAATTGATAGAACTTCTGAGACAGAGATCTCGCCCATTCCTCTTCAGCAGCGCGCTGAATCCCGGGGATGCAGCCGCAGTTCTCAAATCGATTCAGCTCATGAAATCAGATGATTCGCCGCTCAGACGCCTTTGGGCTAATTCGGGATCTCTGAAGTCCGGGTTGAGGGCTGCAGGGTATGACACAGGCAATAGCAAGACTCCAATCACTCCGGTCATGATAGGGGATGAAAAGAAAACTGTGGAGCTTAGCAGGGTTCTGTATGAGGAGGAATCACTTTTCGCCTCCCCAATTGTGTATCCGACAGTCGCGCCCGGGGCTGCAAGAATCAGACTGATGCCGTCTTCTGTTCACAGCGACGATGACATCAGATTTGCGATTGATGCGTTCCGCGCAGCAGGCTCAAAGCTTGGACTTGTCTGAACTCTCGCGCATGAGCATTCCAAGGATGCAATACATTGTTGGCATAAGGTGCAACGTGCCTGCTGGAATACCGATGTGTCTACGCAAAGATTATTACCGTTCAGGAGAATGCGAGTCCTGCCAGGAGAAGAAGGGCGGCCGACGGTAGCCATCTCAGGATGGCAGCTGAGGAAAGTCCCCTCTCCAGAGAAAGGTGGCCTGTTTAAACGCAGGGGGGCGAGAGCCCCGGCAAGGGCGCAGAAACGACACAGCCAGGATGCAGAATGATTCGCCCGGCGATGACGTTGTCCTGGATTTGATGAAACGGCGACACCCCATCGGAGCAAGTCCAAATGGCCGGCATTTCTCAAATCCGGCAGGTAGGACGCATTAGTCGAATGCTGCCTGAAACAGAAAGGGGCTTACTACCTTCACCTGGCTCTGTTGAGCTGATGTCAAGCATAAGATTTATTAAGGCAAGATTATTTATTCTATTAACATAATATTGAGTTGGGTCAGGAAATGGAAAAATGCGAGCGCTGCAAGAAGCGGTTCGACACGCCGCTCAAACTGTACATACATTTGGTTGAGAAACATGAAGTGACCGATGATGAGGCCAGAAGGATTTCATGGCCCAAAGGAGCATTGCTCTAAACGCGAATGACATTCAGGACTCCAGCTTGAAATTCAATCCTTTTCTTCTGAATGAATCGATCAGTTTGTCGAGATGAAGGCTGTCTTCCACCTCGACAACGATCCTTGCGCGGAATCTGTTCAGTACTTCGGTCGAAATGCCTGAACTCTCCTGAAGGCTCATTACGGTGGCTCCGCCTTCGGCAATCAGATTCAGAGCGTCGCGCATCGCGCCGGGCCTGTCAGGTATGTCAAATTCAATGGCTGCAATCCTCCTGTGCATAATCATCCCCCTCATGATCATCTTCCTCACCAGACTCAGATCAACGTTTCCTCCGCTCAGGACGAGACCGACTCTCTTCCCCTCTACACTGAGCTTTCCGGAAAGCAGTAGTGCAAGAGTCGCGGCTGCGGCTCCCTCCACGAGCAGTTTCGAACGCTCCAGCAGCATGAACATCGCCTCTGTTATCTCGTCCTCGCTGACTGTATATATGGCATCGACAAGCCTGGAGACTATGCTGAAGGCCAATTCGCCGGGTTGTTTTATGGCAATGCCGTCGGCTATCGTTTCCCCTGCTTTCCCCCTGACTATTCTTCCTTTCCTGAGCGATTCTGCGAACGCGGGCATCGCGGCACTCTGGACACCGACTATATGTGTACCGGGACTGAGCTCCTTCATCGCGACAGCCACGCCAGAAATCAGGCCCCCTCCACCAACCGGAACAATGAGATAATCAAGGTTTCTGTTCTCCCTCGCGATTTCCATGCCGAGTGTACCCTGTCCTGCGATGACCAAAGGGTCGTTGTATCCGTGAACAAACGTTAATCCGCGCTGCTTCTGAATTTCTATCGACTTCGAGAGCGCATCGTCGAACGAAGCACCGTGGAGCACGACATCAGCCCCGTAGCTCCTTGTTGCAGCAACTTTGGCCAGCGATGCGTACTGCGGCATGACGACAACGCTCTTTATGCCGTTAAGTGTCGCTGATAGCGCAACGCCCTGTGCGTGGTTGCCGGCCGAAGCTGTTATCACGCCGCGTTCCTTCTGTTTTGCAGTCATATTGTATATCTTGTTGTATGAGCCGCGCATCTTGAACGATCCTGTACGCTGCAAATTTTCCATTTTAAGAAAAACGGTGCATCCGAACTTTTTTGAATAAGAGGAGGAAGTGTCAAAGGGGGTTTTGCTAACGACCCGACTCACTATGTCAGATGCTTTCTCGATATCGTCGAACCGGACGGTCTTGCCCTGTGCAGCAGTCATGTATCATTCAATAGACAAGGCTGATTTAAAGTTGCGTGGTCGTAGTTGAGTAATACATTCTTTGCGAAAACAGATGCCAGTGTTCGGTTAGTACCTGAATGAACGGTGCTGCCAAATGCTCAAAACCAATACAATTCCTAATAGAATGAAAAGCATTATTATTATGACCGCATTAAGGCGGCGTCGCTCTGCCAGCCAGACGAATCTGGCAGAGAAACAATTGCGTGAAAGCACAGTTGCAGTGGTAATATTATGCGCGTCGACAGATATCTTGTTGGCATTCAGCCAAGAACAGAAGAGCTTATAGCAGGCACAAGAGACAGGGACAGGAACAGAATCACAGAGGAGGAGCTGGAAGAACTCAGAACGGCTGCTGCAATGAGAGATTTGTCGATACAGATGCAGGAGCAGTACACGTTTCTTTCCGACCCTATGTTCCACTGGCAGGACCTGATCAGGCCTTTTGTAGATCTGCTTGAGGGACAGGACAGTGTGCCTCAGCTGACGAGGTGGTTCGACAACAATACCTTTTACAGACGACCTGTTATCGATACATATCCCAGCATTTCCCACAGAAAATTGTTGAAGTACTACTTTCCCAGACTTTGGGAATCGGGCAAAAGGGCTAAAGTTATCGTTCCCTCACCTTACACGCTATATGCTTCTTCAGAAGACAGTTATTTCCCTGACAGAAGGTCGGGCGTGCTTTCGTTCGCGCAGGAGATGGAGAGGGTGGCACTATTCCTGGAAGAGAAGGGTGCCCGGCAGATAGAGTTCGTCGAACCCTTCCTATTCTTTGGCCATCCCGAAGCGGAAGACATCGAACTCGCGGCGGATGCGTTTAATCTTTCCACTCAGAAGTTGAAGTGCGAAGTGATGATACACTTTCCCTTTGGCAAACTCGAGGGGCACTTCAAACAGGTGATGGAATTCAATGCTACGGTCATCGGAATAGATTTTTTCTCGACAGCATTATCATCGGTGACCAATTTCGACAGGTCGAAGGGAGTGGCCATCGGCTGTCTTGATGCTAGAAACAGCAGGCTCGAAAGCGTTGAGTGGGTTGTCAACTTTGCACGCTCTGTCGCAGAGAGAATAGGCGGGGTGGAACATGTGGCGCTCATTCCCAGTGCGGACATGGAATTTCTGCCACGGTCTATTGCTGAGGAGAAGATGAAGATAATTGGAGAAGCTGCAAGGAGGCTTGATAATGATGGATAAGTTGTTTCCTACACAGGAAATTGGAAGCATTGCAAAGCCCAATTGGAGGGTTCTAGGTTATCGTGGCGCTCCGATACCGGATCATGATTTCAACGAAGCGAAGTACTGGGGAAGGAAACTGAAAATAGAGGGGCATGAACAGCTGCTTGAATTGCTGAAGTCTGACGACTCCGCAGAGACTCGTGAGGCCATCAGGGAGTGGTCTGCAATATATGCCATCAGACTGCAGGAGGTTTCTGGTCTTGACATCGTTTTTGATGGGGAACAGTGGAGGACTGAAATGTATGAGGCGCTGGTCAGGGATATCGAGGGCTTCAAGTTTGTCGGACATGTACGTTCGTGGGATAACAAGTACTACAGGAAGGCTGCAGTTGTCGACGAGATAAAGTGGAAAAAGCCGATTTATCTTAATGAATTCCTCTTCACTAAGGAACACACCGACAGGGTAGTTAAGATTCCGTTCACCGGACCGTATACAGTAACGGATTGGTCGTTCAACGAGTTCTATCAGAAGAGGTTGGAGAGCCTTCATATCGATCCGCTCGAGCTGAAAAAGAAAGCGTATTCTGACTTGCTCTTTGAAGTTGCGAGAAAACTGATACGGCCCGAAATAGAGTCGCTCGTGTCTGCTGGTGCCCGCTGGATACAGATTGATGAGCCAGCTTTAAGCACCCAGCCCGGAAAGGACCAGGTGTTAAATTTTGTCCAGGCGATAAATGATGCGACGAAGGGTTTCGATTGCAAGTTTTCGCTTCATGTCTGCTATTCCACTGACTACACGACGATGTTCCCCGAACTCCTCGAGGCGCGTACACTGAGTCAATATGCCCTTGAGTTTGCAAACAAGGACAGTATGAAAAACGGGGGCACTAAACGCACAGGTTATGACGTTGTTAAATTGCTCGGAGAGTATGGCGCCGCCAAGCAGGTGGGTCTCGGCGTGATAGATGTCCACGATGACCGAATAGAATCGCCAACTCTAGTCAGAGATAGAATCTTGCACGCAGCGAGTCTGATAGGTGACCCTGCGCTCATCTATGTTAATCCTGACTGTGGAATTAGAACCAGAACCTGGAAGAACACCTACAATAAATTTGTGAATATGGTAAAGGGTGCTGAGTTGGCCAGAAAACAGACATGATTTGCCGGCACAGCTCCATACAGGTTGTCTTTGCAGTCCCCTGATTGAATTTGATGGATGTCATTTCATCGTCCGAGGAGCTGCTAGTTATCCGGCAGCATGCGTGCTATACCCGACTTCAATGGGCATAATAAGCTCAATTAACGCCCCGTCTAACTACAACTGCTGGCGCCTGCATCTCCCGCGAGACGGTGGCTGAGTAGTGCACGATGAACCTTCGTGCTCACTGTTGCGCAGGGAGTGAAAAAAATTACTTATACATTATGGGGGTTGAAATCGGCGAGGGAAAGAATCCATGAGCGGTCACCCGGCAGGTCCACCAATGGCTGAATGCGGCGTTCCGCAGATGCTCGGCAGACAGGTAATAAAGCCACCGGATCTCGTTCTGGTGGTCGGGGCAGAAGGCATTATTGGCGGGACACTCTTCTACGAGCTTCTGAAATCGGAATTCAACGTAAGATGCCTCATTCGCATGGAGGATGAGGCTCGTATCGACAGGAAGCCAGGTGTGGAATTTTTCTACTGCGACCCCTGGGGCGGTGACATACCGGAAAAGGCATTTGATGGCGTGAAGTATGTTGTCAATGCCGTATCTCCGCTGAACACTGGAAGCATGCCATCGGACAATGTGGAAGCATTCGAAAGGCTCTCCAACATACTCATTACGAGATGTGTTGCAAAGCGCCTTGAACGGTACGTGGGCATCAGTTCTGTCAATCTGTCAGAGAGGGAGAACGACAGTTGGGCATTCGCAAACAGGCACATTGAGATTTCTGCAATTCGAAGCGGCGCTCCCTATACGATTCTCAGATCAGGGTTGATGCTTGATGCACTCAATGAAGAAGTACTCAGACGCATCGGCTCAGCCGGACTTGGCTCACTTATCGGCAGAAAGGGTGCCGAACGACTGTGCGTTACACCGATGAAGAAGCTTGCCGAAACAGTGGCAAGAGTGCTGAAAACCGATCAGTCACTGAACAGAATATATGAAGTTGTGCTTGGCAGTCAGATGAGCAGAAAGGAGATTGGAAAGACGGTGGCTCACAGCCGTCGGGGGAGCCAACATAATCCATGGGA contains:
- a CDS encoding NAD(P)H-binding protein; the protein is MSGHPAGPPMAECGVPQMLGRQVIKPPDLVLVVGAEGIIGGTLFYELLKSEFNVRCLIRMEDEARIDRKPGVEFFYCDPWGGDIPEKAFDGVKYVVNAVSPLNTGSMPSDNVEAFERLSNILITRCVAKRLERYVGISSVNLSERENDSWAFANRHIEISAIRSGAPYTILRSGLMLDALNEEVLRRIGSAGLGSLIGRKGAERLCVTPMKKLAETVARVLKTDQSLNRIYEVVLGSQMSRKEIGKTVAHSRRGSQHNPWEIDIQAELSAGRYGGEIADLSELEIMLPDKGALLAPQGAA
- a CDS encoding threonine ammonia-lyase, with amino-acid sequence MTAAQGKTVRFDDIEKASDIVSRVVSKTPFDTSSSYSKKFGCTVFLKMENLQRTGSFKMRGSYNKIYNMTAKQKERGVITASAGNHAQGVALSATLNGIKSVVVMPQYASLAKVAATRSYGADVVLHGASFDDALSKSIEIQKQRGLTFVHGYNDPLVIAGQGTLGMEIARENRNLDYLIVPVGGGGLISGVAVAMKELSPGTHIVGVQSAAMPAFAESLRKGRIVRGKAGETIADGIAIKQPGELAFSIVSRLVDAIYTVSEDEITEAMFMLLERSKLLVEGAAAATLALLLSGKLSVEGKRVGLVLSGGNVDLSLVRKMIMRGMIMHRRIAAIEFDIPDRPGAMRDALNLIAEGGATVMSLQESSGISTEVLNRFRARIVVEVEDSLHLDKLIDSFRRKGLNFKLES
- a CDS encoding glycine C-acetyltransferase; this encodes MTKNHPWIAEELKGIRDAGRYVPIRALQSPQGAWVTIGRRKLLNLCSNNYLGYANHPEVKRAAIDAIEAYGVGAGAVRSIAGTSELHVMLEEEIASFKHMEAALVFQGGLLANAGTIPVLVGKDDVVFSEELNHASIIDGVRLSSAKRIVYRHVDVEDLGRQLNQHRSDGKRSLIITDGVFSMDGDIAPLDRIAQQGMDSDSMIYVDDAHGEGVLGDHGRGIVDHFSLTDRVDVEMGTFSKAIGSMGGFVAGSSELIELLRQRSRPFLFSSALNPGDAAAVLKSIQLMKSDDSPLRRLWANSGSLKSGLRAAGYDTGNSKTPITPVMIGDEKKTVELSRVLYEEESLFASPIVYPTVAPGAARIRLMPSSVHSDDDIRFAIDAFRAAGSKLGLV
- a CDS encoding aminoglycoside 6-adenylyltransferase, giving the protein MRYADMFTIEFREYIHERILEFAKADKRISQAALVGSTSETPDRWSDLDITFGVSSKSNIEDVLRDWTSHFEFVFNGVSLFDITYKSSVYMVFILPGGLQVDISFTPESDFGPHGPRFRLLYGNVNKRILHEEPDPKRMFGMAVHHLLRTRVCLERRKIWQAEYWLSSARNELLSIICINHKLPYSNGKGYDKLPKEVVDSFTPAFPKSLNGIELCMALKILIENIPNNKEFSLFLTQRLENILKELISS
- a CDS encoding NAD-dependent epimerase/dehydratase family protein, which translates into the protein MKRIIVTGSCGQIGSELVRELCLRYGSENVVATDIKKPADTHCEFVSLDVTDRPSVFRTFSDTAATVVFHLAGVLSARGEEQPELAFNVNLIGTKNVLDAAMHSGVERFILPSTIGVFGPTTPKNNVPVDTVTRPSTIYGITKLFCEELCEYYSRRGLIDARGMRFPGIISYKTAPGGGTTDYAIEMIRAAVSSRNYECFLKNDTRLPMMYMPDAIESLVNIAEAPASGLTHRTDFNVAAFDFTPAELEKELQKHFPDFTTKYSPDGRQKIADSWPASVDSTCAVREWGFNPKFDMPGMVSDMIVNLQFRSKKGDRNLHLN